Below is a genomic region from Methanocaldococcus sp..
ATTAAAATATCTTCAAAATTGGAGAAAATTGGAGACAATGCCTCAAAAATTTGTAAATTATTGTTAAAATCTAAAATAGATGGTAATAGAAGAAATGAGTTATTAATAGTAATGAAAGACTATTTAATTACTATGTTAAAGAATGCAATGATTTCGTTTAAAAATAGAGATGAAGATTTAGCGAGAGAAGTTTATGAAATGGATAAAAGATTGGATGATTTATATGAGCAGTTATATAGGAGTATGATTAGCAAAATCTTAGAGGATCCTAAAAATCTAACCTTAGCAACAGAAATAATATTTGCGGCAAAATACTTAGAAAGAAGTGGGAATATTGTTGCTTCAATTGGGGATAGAGTAGTTTATATGATTACTGGAGAGAGGATAAAAGAGGAAGAATTAGAAGAAAGAATTGAAGAAAAAAAACAATAATCTTTTTTTATTAATTTAATTTTTTATTATTAAAGTTTTTATAAATGTAAGGTGTTATTATGAGAGGAAAAGATTACGAATTTGAAATAAAATATACTCCGCATTAAAAAGAGTAATCGTTGGAGAGAGTATTTTTATAAATACTTTTATTGGAAGTGGAAGATTAGGACTATCTCCAGCATTACCAGGTGATATAATACATCAATGCTTTAGATGGAGTTTATATCCCCAAAGTGGTTCTTACTTAGCATCCTCCCCCAATATAGAAATAGATACAAAATTTGGAGGTGCCAAGACATTTTTTGGAGGGAAAGGGTTATTTTTGATTAAATTAGAAGGGGAAGGGGATGTATTTTTATCAAGTTTTGGAGCTATTGCAGAGATAGACTTAAATGACGAAAGAATTATTGTTGATAACGGGCATCTTGTGGCATTTACTGAGGGTTTAGAGTATAGACTTACTAAACTAGGTAGTATAAAATCTGCAATACTTGGAGGAGAAGGTAAGGTTTATGAGTTTAGCGGAACAGGAAAGATATATATTCAATCAAGAAGTTTTGAATTATTTATTGGAAAAATTCTTCCGTATATAGAGCCAAAGAAATAATTGATGATTAAAAGATTTTTTATTTTTTTGTTTATATAGAACTAAATGGAAAGGTATGAATATTTTAAATTTCCTTAAATCTTGCTTAGAAAGCTTTAAATATTTTGTGTTTTATATGTGTTATTGGTGTGTATCATGAGTAAGAGAATTCAGGTCACATTTACAAAAGAACAGTGGAGTATGATAGAAAAATTTCGTGGAATATTGGGGGAAAGCGATGCAGAATTAATTCGCAATATTGTGTTAATTTGGTTATCCGAAAAATCTATAATAACTACAAAAATAAAAAAAGATATGGATGATGAAAATGGACATAAAAACCAATCATAAAATAATCTTTGGAGATTCAAGGAAAATGGATGAAATTGATGATGAAAGTGTCCATTTAGTTGTAACCTCCCCTCCATATCCTATGATTGAAATGTGGGATGATTTATTTAAATCTTTGAACCCAAAAATAGAGAAAATATGGAAAAATATAGAAAATGAAGAAGATGAAGAAAAAAAAGAAAAAAATATTATAAAAATATATAATTTAATGCATGAAACTTTGTTACCTACTTGGGAAGAGATTTATAGAGTATTAGTTCCTGGAGGAATAGTTTGTATAAATATAGGCGATGCAACAAGAAAAATTAATGGTATTTTTAGGTTGTTTCCAAATCATTCTAAGATAATAGAACACTTTGAGAAAATTGGATTCGTAACTCTTCCCTATATATTATGGAAAAAACCTACAAATAAGCCAAATGCTTTTTTAGGTTCAGGATTTTTGCCTCCTAATGCCTATGTAACACTTGATGTTGAATTTATATTAATATTCAGAAAAGGAAAGCCAAGAAAATTTAAACCCAAAGACCCATTAAGATATGCAAGTGCATACACAAAAGAAGAGAGAGATAAATGGTTCAGTCAAATATGGGAAGATATAAGGGGAGATAAACAAATACATCCAAAAATAGAAAGACGAACAGCATCATATCCAGAAGAAATTCCAAGAAGATTAATTAGAATGTTTTCTATAATAGGAGATACTGTTTTAGACCCATTCTTGGGAACTGGAACTACAACAAAAGTAGCAATTGAATTAAAAAGAAATTCGATTGGTTATGAAATTGATGAAAACTTAAAGCCGATAATTGAAGAAAAAATAGGAATAAAACAAAGGAGGTTAGGTTTAAATTTTGAAGTTGAATTCATATATCGCAAGTAACTATGCTATTTTTCATTATTATTTTACATTTGCAATTAAATTAAACTTCACATTAGGTCCTGCTCCTTGATACTTAACCAAGAGAAGTTCTTCTAAGACACCTATTGGGGTTACCAATTCTTGGAATTTACTTATAGCTTCCTCAGTAAAATCAAGTGCAACAATAACTCCTGATATTTTGAAGAATTCCTGAAATGGCTTAAAAAATGTATTAAGATATGATGCTCTCTTGGAAAGTTTTTTGATTTCTTCTTTTAGAGTATCCCACCCAATTTTTTCTTTTTTGAGTTCCCATATCCATGGATTGATTATTTTACCATTTATTTCATCCCATGTCAGCAAATCAGCCATCTTTAAGTATCCCAATGGGACTGTATTAAGAACATTAGAATGTGAAAACTGAACTCCAGAAATGCTAAGTGTTCCAGACCGTATTCTATAAACCATTAATGCTTCAAGGTTTTTTCATAGCCATCATTAGTCAAGTAATCAAAAGTTATTGGAATCATATTATTACTTGAACTGCTAATTTTAGGGGGATTGATGTTATTGGAATAATTGTAAAACAACTCCAAAATTACTTCAAAGTCCCTACTTGTAAGACCTTTTACTGTTTTGTTTTTATCCTCATATCTTAGCCTTTGGGGAAGACTTGTGAGTTTTCCTTTTGCAATGCAGTCAAATATAACATCCATAGATATTTCTTTAAAATACAACTCATCGTGTGGTTTTATTGGTATAAACCATACTACTGGGTTATCTGACATAATCTTGCTTGTAACTATATTCCAATTATTTTCCCAATTTCCTGTATTGATATTAGGGCCATCAAATAGATGAGATAAATTTTGATCAACGAGAGGATCTTCTATGACTTCAAAAATTCCTGCAATAATTCCTCCAGTATGTAACAGAACATAGTCTCCTTTTTTAACTCTAGCAATGTCTGCAAGAATATCCCAGTTCATTCTAACAGTATCTGCAATTTGTCGTTGTAGATTTTGACTCTTCGTAAGAACTGGCCGAATACCAACCAAACCAGAATTTATAAAATTTGTCATTACTTCATAGGAGTCACAAGTAATAATATGATATTGCCTTGTCATGACTCGATACCTCCAATGAATAAATTTAATACTATTAGTTATAGTAATAATCAATACAAAATAGCCACTCATTTACATATAAACCTTTTGACAATGAAAATCTATTAACGTTATATATTTGTCTTATGAGAAATTAACTGTCTCAAACAGCATTTGGATATTTTGATAAGTGCTATTTTTTCCAATCTTCAAATGTTTTGCCTCCATTTGCTTTAAATTCTTTCATTAGTTCAGACATTTGTCCAACATTTTTTGGTCTTGTATCTTGGGA
It encodes:
- the phoU gene encoding phosphate signaling complex protein PhoU — its product is MVKKFEMMLKEIENDLMKMANMCIEQIENSIKAFTEGDRELAKKVRKKDDEIDLMEIEIEDKCIKAIALYQPVSGDLRELITAIKISSKLEKIGDNASKICKLLLKSKIDGNRRNELLIVMKDYLITMLKNAMISFKNRDEDLAREVYEMDKRLDDLYEQLYRSMISKILEDPKNLTLATEIIFAAKYLERSGNIVASIGDRVVYMITGERIKEEELEERIEEKKQ
- a CDS encoding TIGR00266 family protein — protein: MGSGRLGLSPALPGDIIHQCFRWSLYPQSGSYLASSPNIEIDTKFGGAKTFFGGKGLFLIKLEGEGDVFLSSFGAIAEIDLNDERIIVDNGHLVAFTEGLEYRLTKLGSIKSAILGGEGKVYEFSGTGKIYIQSRSFELFIGKILPYIEPKK
- a CDS encoding CopG family transcriptional regulator, with protein sequence MSKRIQVTFTKEQWSMIEKFRGILGESDAELIRNIVLIWLSEKSIITTKIKKDMDDENGHKNQS
- a CDS encoding site-specific DNA-methyltransferase gives rise to the protein MDIKTNHKIIFGDSRKMDEIDDESVHLVVTSPPYPMIEMWDDLFKSLNPKIEKIWKNIENEEDEEKKEKNIIKIYNLMHETLLPTWEEIYRVLVPGGIVCINIGDATRKINGIFRLFPNHSKIIEHFEKIGFVTLPYILWKKPTNKPNAFLGSGFLPPNAYVTLDVEFILIFRKGKPRKFKPKDPLRYASAYTKEERDKWFSQIWEDIRGDKQIHPKIERRTASYPEEIPRRLIRMFSIIGDTVLDPFLGTGTTTKVAIELKRNSIGYEIDENLKPIIEEKIGIKQRRLGLNFEVEFIYRK